The proteins below are encoded in one region of Populus alba chromosome 2, ASM523922v2, whole genome shotgun sequence:
- the LOC118049267 gene encoding protein FANTASTIC FOUR 2 gives MSSSYCPGLQSCLEPVCLVEPRVLRLKLAPSKSNISRSSTNCNPFVTNSDRDLESNKNADTGGWSFLQSITKNTSQTTTEENDEVYVPPNFKRSSSMLSEKSLEMCTEGLGSETGSEGSESRDGMAFLSLENVDHETRAAPKLRETRTTSRSVSFPPPLSSISGSNNVRVRPHREGGRLVLEAVTVSSCHVHLHAERTDGRLRLHLMTDSSPDNFDNEVQEAEAEYGEEGVVQDDGDDQSGDDEAGGGGDVCGEELEGINGNVGGEMGMGKLARPGRCKQSGSSNEGLLNWEPFWVAT, from the coding sequence ATGTCCTCAAGTTATTGTCCAGGCCTCCAATCATGCCTAGAACCGGTCTGCCTCGTCGAACCACGTGTTTTGAGGCTCAAATTGGCTCCATCCAAATCCAACATTTCTCGCTCTTCAACAAATTGCAACCCTTTTGTCACTAACTCAGACCGTGACTTGGAAAGCAACAAAAATGCTGACACGGGTGGCTGGAGTTTCCTCCAGTCTATTACTAAAAATACCTCTCAAACCACCACAGAAGAGAACGACGAGGTCTATGTCCCTCCAAACTTTAAGAGATCTTCTTCTATGCTCAGTGAAAAGAGCTTGGAAATGTGCACCGAGGGCCTGGGGAGTGAAACTGGTAGCGAGGGGAGCGAAAGCAGAGATGGGATGGCTTTCCTGTCATTAGAAAACGTGGATCATGAGACTAGGGCAGCACCAAAATTGCGAGAAACAAGAACAACGAGTCGAAGTGTTAGCTTCCCACCTCCTTTGAGCTCGATTAGTGGCTCCAACAATGTTCGAGTGAGGCCTCACCGAGAAGGTGGAAGGCTAGTCTTGGAAGCTGTAACCGTCTCTTCTTGCCACGTTCATTTACATGCAGAGAGAACCGATGGCCGGCTTCGGCTACATTTGATGACGGACAGCTCTCCTGATAACTTCGACAATGAAGtgcaagaagcagaagcagaatatGGTGAGGAAGGTGTTGTTCAAGATGACGGTGATGATCAAAGTGGAGATGATGaagctggtggtggtggtgatgtttGCGGAGAGGAGTTGGAGGGTATTAATGGAAATGTTGGGGGTGAAATGGGGATGGGAAAATTGGCTAGACCAGGCAGGTGCAAGCAAAGTGGGAGTAGCAACGAAGGCTTACTTAATTGGGAGCCATTTTGGGTGGCCACTTAG